The proteins below are encoded in one region of Bifidobacterium catenulatum DSM 16992 = JCM 1194 = LMG 11043:
- the pyrH gene encoding UMP kinase translates to MTGENTGDNPRRVLLKLSGEAFGGGKVGIDTSVIRRIAEEIVPAVQQGVQIAIVVGGGNFFRGAELQQAGIDRSRGDYMGMLGTVMNCLALQDFLEQEGQATRVQTAITMGQVAEPYIPLKAIRHLEKGRVVIFGAGAGMPYFSTDTVSIQRSLEIHCDEVLMGKNGVDGVYTADPRKDENAKRFATLSYNRALVDNLAVMDASALSMARDNKQRIRVFGLEGAGNVTRALLGKEIGTMVSTAESTLAE, encoded by the coding sequence ATGACTGGCGAAAACACTGGTGATAATCCACGCAGGGTGCTGCTCAAACTATCCGGAGAGGCGTTTGGTGGCGGCAAGGTCGGCATCGACACGTCTGTTATCCGCCGTATCGCGGAAGAGATTGTTCCTGCGGTGCAGCAGGGCGTTCAGATCGCCATCGTTGTCGGTGGCGGCAACTTCTTCCGTGGCGCGGAACTTCAGCAGGCTGGTATCGATCGCTCCCGCGGCGACTATATGGGCATGCTGGGAACTGTGATGAATTGTCTCGCGTTGCAGGATTTCCTGGAACAGGAAGGGCAGGCCACGCGTGTGCAGACTGCCATCACTATGGGGCAGGTAGCCGAGCCGTACATTCCACTCAAGGCCATTCGTCATCTGGAGAAGGGCCGCGTCGTAATTTTTGGCGCCGGCGCCGGCATGCCGTATTTCTCCACCGACACGGTGTCCATCCAACGTTCCTTGGAAATTCATTGCGATGAAGTACTGATGGGCAAGAATGGCGTGGACGGCGTCTATACCGCTGATCCTCGCAAAGACGAGAACGCCAAGCGTTTCGCCACGTTGAGCTATAACCGTGCGCTTGTTGACAATCTTGCCGTCATGGATGCTTCCGCGCTTTCCATGGCTCGCGATAACAAGCAGCGCATCCGCGTTTTTGGACTTGAAGGCGCCGGTAATGTGACCCGCGCTCTTCTCGGTAAGGAAATCGGAACCATGGTTTCCACTGCGGAATCCACACTCGCTGAATAA